From one Clostridia bacterium genomic stretch:
- a CDS encoding chemotaxis protein CheD, producing MEQEIKVGIAEWQVAKSPVRLVTLGLGSCVGVTLYDAMAKVGGLAHIMLPDSKQFQHVDNVGKYADTALPRIVKDLQKLGASLTRLRAKLAGGAQMFRSSNQGSLLRIGERNVEMCRLVLSQLGIPVVAEDVGGNHGRTIILYTDSGNLLVRSLGFPPRVI from the coding sequence ATGGAACAGGAGATCAAAGTAGGCATTGCTGAGTGGCAAGTAGCCAAAAGTCCAGTTCGTTTAGTTACCTTGGGGTTGGGGTCTTGCGTTGGGGTAACATTGTACGATGCCATGGCCAAAGTGGGAGGGTTAGCCCACATCATGTTGCCTGACAGCAAGCAGTTTCAGCATGTGGACAATGTGGGCAAATATGCTGACACTGCACTGCCCCGTATAGTAAAGGATCTACAAAAGCTAGGTGCCAGCCTGACCAGGCTAAGAGCTAAATTGGCTGGCGGCGCTCAAATGTTTCGTTCATCCAACCAAGGATCGCTATTGCGAATCGGGGAACGAAATGTTGAGATGTGCCGGCTGGTCTTGAGCCAGCTTGGCATTCCTGTGGTAGCAGAAGACGTAGGTGGAAACCATGGCCGGACCATTATCCTTTATACCGACAGCGGCAATCTGTTGGTGCGGAGCCTTGGCTTTCCACCCAGGGTTATTTAG
- a CDS encoding flagellar hook-basal body protein: protein MLGIISAGLNGLRSYMTKMDQVANNIANVSTVGFKKGVAELTDLAYQPLTYQDPYGPGATQSPIGSGARVGAVKKDLSPGPPVQTGRALDLYIDGDGFFEVLLPSGQRAYTRDGSFSIDSQGHLVNAQGLRISSSVELRGANLEEVRVSPEGIVTASDAAGNEQVLGEIFLFLADNPLGMLSIGNNLYQLTLASGAARQATPGVNNAGVFRQRFLEGSNVNLVQEIPEIITALRAHQLNTKTIQLADEMWALANNLRR, encoded by the coding sequence ATGTTAGGTATCATAAGCGCTGGGTTGAATGGATTGCGATCGTACATGACCAAGATGGACCAAGTAGCCAACAATATAGCCAACGTATCTACTGTGGGTTTCAAGAAAGGGGTGGCAGAACTTACCGACCTTGCCTATCAGCCTTTGACCTATCAAGACCCATATGGCCCTGGTGCTACGCAGTCGCCGATTGGATCAGGGGCGAGGGTAGGGGCTGTTAAGAAGGACCTGTCTCCAGGACCTCCAGTTCAGACAGGCAGAGCCCTAGACCTTTATATTGATGGCGATGGCTTTTTTGAAGTCCTGCTTCCATCTGGCCAAAGAGCTTATACCAGGGATGGCAGTTTTTCTATAGATAGCCAGGGACATTTAGTTAACGCCCAAGGGCTAAGAATCAGCTCCTCAGTCGAGTTACGTGGTGCCAATTTGGAGGAAGTCCGAGTTAGCCCGGAGGGGATAGTCACTGCTAGCGATGCTGCTGGTAATGAACAAGTATTAGGGGAGATATTTCTTTTTTTGGCAGATAACCCTTTGGGAATGTTGAGTATAGGCAACAACCTTTATCAGTTGACGTTGGCAAGTGGCGCTGCCAGGCAAGCAACTCCGGGTGTCAACAATGCGGGGGTATTCCGCCAGCGATTCTTGGAGGGCAGCAATGTAAACCTAGTTCAAGAAATCCCCGAGATCATCACTGCTTTGCGCGCTCACCAGCTAAATACTAAGACGATTCAGCTGGCGGATGAGATGTGGGCTTTGGCCAATAACCTCCGGCGCTAG
- a CDS encoding flagellar hook-basal body protein, whose protein sequence is MLRGIYTAATGMAVQQLRGEIVANNLANLETAGYKPQELYPGCFPQVLLEFMGPGQRQAVGLGSLGCRVEEVRINLTQGSLKPTGDPWNIALTGAGFLTVETPGGIRYTRAGYLARDSQGYIVTPNGYYILGERGRIRLVSSQAPQIDEQGNVYENGQLLDRLALVTFAGPQDLLPQGDGTFRAVVPPNNVTYRDHLIKQGFLEQPPVDLARETTNLLTCNRIFETCQRAIQTQDEMAGKAINEVGVLR, encoded by the coding sequence ATGCTACGTGGTATCTACACTGCCGCAACTGGTATGGCGGTGCAGCAGTTGCGGGGGGAAATTGTTGCCAACAATCTTGCCAATTTAGAGACCGCCGGGTATAAACCCCAAGAGTTGTACCCCGGCTGCTTTCCTCAGGTGTTGCTTGAATTCATGGGCCCAGGTCAGCGACAGGCTGTAGGGTTGGGCAGTCTGGGGTGCCGGGTAGAGGAAGTACGAATCAACCTGACCCAAGGATCGCTCAAGCCGACCGGTGACCCCTGGAATATTGCCTTGACGGGAGCTGGTTTCCTTACAGTTGAGACTCCGGGAGGCATACGGTACACTCGAGCAGGCTATTTGGCGCGGGATAGTCAGGGCTACATAGTTACGCCCAATGGGTATTACATCTTAGGAGAGAGGGGACGTATTCGACTGGTTTCGAGCCAAGCACCCCAAATAGACGAGCAGGGGAACGTTTATGAAAACGGGCAGCTTTTAGACCGATTGGCTTTGGTCACCTTTGCTGGGCCTCAGGACCTTTTACCTCAAGGGGATGGAACCTTTAGGGCTGTGGTTCCTCCTAACAATGTCACATACCGCGACCACTTAATTAAACAGGGGTTTCTGGAGCAACCCCCGGTAGACCTAGCTCGCGAGACAACCAACCTCCTTACTTGCAATCGCATATTTGAAACCTGCCAGCGCGCCATTCAAACTCAAGACGAAATGGCTGGGAAAGCCATCAATGAAGTAGGTGTACTGCGGTAA